The Amycolatopsis sp. NBC_01480 genome segment CGTCGCGGTGCGAGGTGACGCAGCTCGGCGCGAGAGCGATGAAGCCGATGTCGTTGCCGCCGATGCCGAGGGTGACCAGCGTGGTCGCCGACGTGACGGCGTCCAGCTGCGGCGGGTTCGTGCCGTTGCGCGTGCTCTGCGAGCCGGCCATGTCCGACGTCTTCGCGCCGCTGCAGCTGACGTCCACGAACTGCGCGGGCTTCACCTTCGCGGCCACGAGGTGCGGGTAGTTGTCGTCCGAACGGTCGCAGCCGGCCGGGCTGCCCGCCTGCTTCCCGGTCCGCGGGGCCGAGGTGTAGGAGTCGCCGAGTGCGACGTACCGCCCGGTGCCGCCGCCGGTGCCGGAGCCGGACGGCGGCGCGGTCGAGGAGTCGTGCTTGGACTTGTAGTAGCCGTACCCGAGCAGTCCGGCCACGATCACCAGGACCAGCAGCCCGCAGCCGCCGCCGTTCTTCTTCCCCGCCACTCGTTCGTTTCTACTGGAGCCGGCCCCGGGTTACGACCAGTATCCGGGTGATCACCGCCCTTATTTTTGCGCCGGCGAACGGTGCCGGAGCAGGTCGTTGACGAGCCCGGCGCCGGTGGCCGCGTCCCGGACGCTGACGGCGATCTTGCGGCCGTTGCCGAGGTTGAGCACCAAGGCGCTGCCGCCGCGGACTTTGT includes the following:
- a CDS encoding SGNH/GDSL hydrolase family protein, giving the protein MAGKKNGGGCGLLVLVIVAGLLGYGYYKSKHDSSTAPPSGSGTGGGTGRYVALGDSYTSAPRTGKQAGSPAGCDRSDDNYPHLVAAKVKPAQFVDVSCSGAKTSDMAGSQSTRNGTNPPQLDAVTSATTLVTLGIGGNDIGFIALAPSCVTSHRDGEPCHDKLTAGGHDQLADRITATADKVGAVLDRIHQKAPKARVVVVGYPTVLPDGDGCWPAVPLGSGDVAYLRDELAKMNDMLKQQATSHQAGYADTAAPSKGHDVCTGSETRWIEGLIPLSPAAPLHPNSRGEAGMADVVESLVGSS